The window CCAGCCGATGCCGGTGCGCCGGAAGACATTGGTGGCGACGACGAGCTGTCCCACCAGCGGGCCGAGCTCGCCGCCGGCCGCCGGGGCGGGGCCGCCGCTGAGGATGTTCTCCGTGCAGTTCACCAGGGCGGTGTCGCCGGTCACCGAGACGTGCACGTCGGTGAGGAAGAACTGGATGTAGTCGGTGTTCGCCATGATCAGCGCGTAGGAGCGCAGCACCTCGCCCCGTCCGGTGAGCACGGGCCAGCCGGGGTGCACGCAGGAGACCACCCCGGTGTCGGCCGGGTCGTGGTACTCCTCGTCGACGCCCAGGTCGGAGGGGGTGAGCCAGAGCGCGGACAGCTCCTCGAAATCACCTCGCTCCAGGGCCTCGTAGTAGGCGGTGTTGGCGGCCTCCACCTGTTCGACGTCGGTGTGGGGCGCGCTCACCGGTCTCCTTCGGCGGGCCTGTCCGCCGGGCCCGCGGGGGTGCGTGCCTGTTCCACGGCGCGGGCGACGCGTACCGCGTCCGCCGTGGCGCGGACCTCGTGGACGCGGACGGCCCAGGCGCCGGCGTGCGCGGCGAGGGCGGAGACGGCGGCGGTGGCGGCGTCGCGCTCGCGCGCGGGCGGGGGCGCGCCCTCCGGGCCGGCCAGCACCTGCCCGAGGAAGCGCTTGCGGGAGGCGGCGACCAGCACGGGGTGGCCGAGCCCGCGCAGGCGGTCGAGGCGGGCCAGGAGCGCGAGGTCGTGCCCGGCCTCCTTGGAGAAGCCGAGGCCGGGGTCGACGACGACGCGGTCGGCGGCGATCCCGCCCTCCAGGACGGCCTCCACGCGCGCGTGGAGCTCGTCGACGACCTCGGTGACGACGTCCTCGTACACCCCGCGGACGTTGCCGCCCTCCAGGAAGCCGCGCCAGTGCATGACAACGAAGGGCGCGCCCGCGTCCGCGACCACGGGGATCATCGCGGGATCCGCGAGGCCGCCGCTGACGTCGTTGACGAGGGCGGCACCGGCCGCGAGCGCCTGCTCGGCGACGCGGGCGCGCATGGTGTCGACGGAGATCGTGACGCCCTCGGCGGCGAGGCCGCGCACCACGGGGATGACGCGCCGCAGCTCCTCCGCCTCGTCGACGCGGCTGGCGCCGGGCCGGGTGGACTCGCCGCCGACGTCGACCAGGTCCGCGCCCTGGGCGACCAGGTCCAGGCCGTGCTTGACGGCGATGGTCGTGTCGAACCAGCGGCCTCCGTCGGAGAAGGAGTCGGGGGTCACGTTCACGACCCCCATGACCGCGCACCGGCCCCACGCCGGAAGGCCCGCC of the Streptomyces sp. NBC_01788 genome contains:
- a CDS encoding nuclear transport factor 2 family protein; its protein translation is MSAPHTDVEQVEAANTAYYEALERGDFEELSALWLTPSDLGVDEEYHDPADTGVVSCVHPGWPVLTGRGEVLRSYALIMANTDYIQFFLTDVHVSVTGDTALVNCTENILSGGPAPAAGGELGPLVGQLVVATNVFRRTGIGWKLWSHHASPVLAENDGAEDDDTPA
- the folP gene encoding dihydropteroate synthase, whose product is MSNFSGRGRVAGLPAWGRCAVMGVVNVTPDSFSDGGRWFDTTIAVKHGLDLVAQGADLVDVGGESTRPGASRVDEAEELRRVIPVVRGLAAEGVTISVDTMRARVAEQALAAGAALVNDVSGGLADPAMIPVVADAGAPFVVMHWRGFLEGGNVRGVYEDVVTEVVDELHARVEAVLEGGIAADRVVVDPGLGFSKEAGHDLALLARLDRLRGLGHPVLVAASRKRFLGQVLAGPEGAPPPARERDAATAAVSALAAHAGAWAVRVHEVRATADAVRVARAVEQARTPAGPADRPAEGDR